The proteins below are encoded in one region of Gammaproteobacteria bacterium:
- the glnE gene encoding bifunctional [glutamate--ammonia ligase]-adenylyl-L-tyrosine phosphorylase/[glutamate--ammonia-ligase] adenylyltransferase — protein sequence MDVIPEKPDLLDENRFQWQEIVAYLKETRTQSQDIVKIERLAIASPYALQQLQQRPEWIKSLLQLEEFMPATTIIDPGADSKIDLEQVKQQLRRYRHQKLVEIIYLDVVAANPVEMTLRHLSDLADQLIRETLHACQQQLSVKHGRPLDSNGDEMELNIIAMGKLGGGELNFSSDIDLICCYDSDGELKGYGQLSYQEYFSRLVKLFTQVLSETTADGFVYRVDLRLRPWGESGPVALNHSALEHYYQLHGREWEQYAMVKARILTGSDASRGYLAAIIKPFVYRKYHDYRVFEGLATLKQKIDSQAKSKKMRVNIKVGQGGIREIEFFVQAFQILKGGRNHQLQNTSIFDSFNALEAQQIVDTETINILREAYCFLRLLENRIQMYADQQTHDLPDNPVQQIRIAATMDFTDWAAVVTKLQQHRDQVYHCFSELFQQDVASPEPVIDDGFDEAIDDSRQWEFIANAKIDEARDINQLLNRFLQSKAWSFMSAKAKQRFSTLLPILIEAIRPCPHPAILFERFMRLFSSIAGRSVYFELLFQNQALLQKLASLFEKSAWIAEEVSQYPMLLENLIQAGERDRFDKPKLLQRLQQQLDNIEGDAELELDSLRIFKREQTLVIACAELAQEIDASQVSRYLCELAEVVLEAVCQLASKTLQQQYGVPECTESDTRRQANFAIVGYGKLGGREMHYQSDLDLIFLHDSSGEQQHTSSENCVENSVYFARLAQKIISMTSVLTASGKLYEIDSRLRPEGSSGLLVSSTQAYQRYQLEKAWTWEHQALVRARVVAGELALKPEFDRIRETVLRLPRDIDKLGRDIVEMRERIYLSKRPPEGERRDLKQSRGGMVDIEFLVQYWVLAHANSIGPDCLYSDNIRLLNELFRLNLITSSQSQLAEIYQTYHRLLHESVLQNQSAEVEADLIVEQVNHVINCWNTCFSVQEN from the coding sequence ATGGACGTAATTCCCGAAAAGCCAGACCTGCTCGACGAAAATCGCTTTCAGTGGCAGGAAATTGTTGCCTATTTAAAAGAAACCAGGACGCAATCGCAGGATATTGTCAAAATCGAACGCCTTGCGATCGCAAGCCCCTACGCGCTGCAACAACTGCAACAACGACCGGAATGGATTAAGTCCCTGCTTCAGCTTGAGGAATTCATGCCTGCAACGACTATTATCGATCCCGGCGCGGACAGCAAGATTGATCTCGAGCAAGTCAAGCAGCAGTTGCGCCGCTACCGCCATCAAAAATTGGTCGAGATCATTTACCTGGACGTGGTGGCCGCCAACCCGGTCGAGATGACGCTGCGCCATTTAAGCGACCTGGCCGATCAGCTGATCCGGGAAACCTTGCACGCCTGCCAGCAACAGCTCTCGGTAAAACACGGACGGCCGCTGGACTCGAACGGCGATGAAATGGAATTGAATATTATCGCCATGGGTAAACTGGGCGGGGGCGAACTTAATTTTTCGTCCGATATCGATTTGATCTGCTGTTACGACAGTGACGGGGAACTCAAAGGTTACGGACAATTGAGTTACCAGGAATACTTCAGTCGCCTGGTTAAACTGTTCACCCAGGTCTTGAGTGAAACCACCGCCGACGGTTTCGTTTATCGGGTCGACCTGCGCCTGCGACCCTGGGGGGAATCCGGACCGGTTGCCCTGAATCACAGTGCGCTCGAACATTACTACCAGTTACACGGGCGTGAGTGGGAACAGTACGCGATGGTCAAGGCCCGTATTCTGACCGGTAGCGATGCCAGTCGTGGCTACCTTGCAGCAATCATCAAACCGTTTGTTTACCGCAAGTACCATGATTACCGCGTGTTTGAAGGACTTGCCACACTCAAGCAAAAGATTGATTCCCAGGCTAAATCAAAAAAGATGCGTGTCAATATAAAGGTTGGCCAGGGCGGAATTCGTGAAATCGAGTTTTTTGTCCAGGCTTTTCAAATCCTCAAAGGGGGACGCAATCATCAACTGCAAAACACCAGTATCTTCGACAGCTTTAATGCCCTCGAAGCTCAGCAGATCGTTGACACCGAAACGATAAATATATTACGCGAGGCTTATTGTTTTCTGCGCCTGCTGGAAAATCGTATCCAGATGTACGCCGACCAGCAAACCCACGATTTACCCGATAATCCCGTGCAGCAGATCCGCATCGCCGCGACAATGGACTTTACCGACTGGGCAGCGGTTGTCACCAAACTGCAGCAGCATCGCGATCAGGTTTACCACTGTTTCAGCGAGCTGTTCCAGCAGGATGTCGCGAGTCCGGAGCCGGTAATCGATGATGGTTTCGACGAGGCAATCGATGACAGCAGGCAATGGGAATTTATCGCCAACGCTAAAATCGATGAGGCCCGGGATATCAACCAGTTGCTCAATCGGTTTTTACAATCGAAAGCCTGGAGCTTCATGTCGGCAAAGGCTAAACAACGCTTCAGCACACTGTTACCGATTTTGATCGAGGCCATCCGGCCCTGCCCTCATCCGGCTATCTTGTTTGAGCGATTCATGCGTTTGTTTTCGTCGATTGCGGGACGTAGCGTTTATTTCGAGCTGTTGTTTCAAAACCAGGCACTGCTGCAAAAGCTGGCCTCCCTGTTCGAGAAAAGCGCCTGGATAGCCGAAGAAGTCTCGCAATACCCGATGCTGCTTGAGAATCTGATCCAGGCGGGTGAACGAGACCGCTTCGACAAGCCAAAGTTACTGCAGCGTTTACAGCAACAACTTGACAACATCGAAGGTGATGCCGAGCTCGAACTCGACAGCCTGCGCATATTCAAACGCGAGCAGACTCTGGTAATTGCCTGTGCCGAGCTGGCACAGGAGATCGACGCCAGCCAGGTCAGTCGTTACCTCTGTGAACTGGCGGAAGTCGTACTCGAAGCAGTCTGCCAGTTAGCCAGCAAAACACTGCAGCAGCAGTACGGCGTACCGGAGTGTACCGAATCGGATACGCGTCGACAGGCCAACTTTGCGATCGTCGGGTACGGCAAGCTAGGCGGCCGCGAAATGCATTACCAGTCGGACCTCGACCTGATCTTTCTGCATGATTCGAGTGGCGAACAGCAGCATACGAGCAGTGAAAATTGTGTCGAAAACTCGGTCTATTTCGCACGCCTCGCGCAGAAAATTATCTCGATGACCAGTGTCCTGACCGCATCGGGCAAGCTCTACGAAATCGATTCGAGACTGCGGCCGGAGGGATCGTCGGGATTGCTGGTATCGTCAACCCAGGCCTACCAGCGCTACCAGTTGGAAAAGGCCTGGACCTGGGAACACCAGGCGCTGGTGCGCGCGCGCGTGGTTGCCGGTGAGCTTGCGCTGAAACCCGAGTTTGATCGTATTCGCGAAACGGTACTCAGGCTACCGCGGGATATCGACAAATTAGGTCGCGACATTGTTGAAATGCGGGAGCGAATCTATCTCAGCAAGCGACCCCCGGAGGGTGAGCGCCGGGATTTGAAGCAATCGCGCGGCGGCATGGTTGATATCGAATTCCTGGTGCAATACTGGGTGCTGGCACACGCAAATAGTATTGGCCCCGATTGTTTATATTCTGATAATATTCGCCTGCTCAACGAGTTGTTTCGGTTAAATCTGATCACCAGTTCGCAGTCGCAACTGGCTGAAATTTACCAGACCTATCACCGGTTGCTGCACGAATCCGTGTTGCAAAATCAATCCGCCGAGGTTGAAGCCGATTTGATTGTCGAGCAGGTAAACCATGTTATTAACTGCTGGAACACGTGTTTCAGCGTGCAGGAGAATTAA
- a CDS encoding iron ABC transporter permease → MTASYPYLQRVWKPGILLVAILFSLPIFTIASFIIHPANEVWQHLISTVLGEYLLNSALLMLGVGCGTLLIGVGCAWLTSVCEFPGKRFFAWALLLPLAFPAYIIAYTYTGMLDYAGPVQTWIRELTGWGLRDYYFPEVRSLGGAVTMFSLVLYPYVYLLSRASFLAQSVCVLEVSRTLGCSVWASFYRVAIPLARPAIVAGLSLALMETLADYGTVSYFGLGVFTTGIFRTWFGLGDGTAAAKLAAILLMFVFVLVVIERWSRRQAQYHHTSGRYSALPQYRLSGSRAWLAFCACFIPLLLGFLLPAYQLAIWAKETYGYMIDEAFIKLTYHSIALALSAAALAVVLALFLGYGKRLFTSYTVAASIRVVATGYAIPGTVVAVGVIIPFAWIDNSVDSAMREHFGFSSGLLLSGSLFAVMFAYMVRFLAVSIQSIESGLTRIKLSMDDAARSLSYTPFEILLRVHLPLMKGTVLTAFLIVFVDVMKELPATLILRPFNFNTLAVRAFELASDERLADSSTAALMIVVVGLVPVILLSHSIKTSRAGS, encoded by the coding sequence GTGACCGCAAGCTACCCTTACCTGCAACGCGTTTGGAAACCGGGAATTCTACTGGTTGCCATCCTGTTCAGCCTGCCTATTTTTACGATCGCGAGTTTTATCATCCATCCTGCTAACGAGGTCTGGCAACATTTAATCAGTACGGTGCTTGGTGAGTACCTGCTGAACTCGGCGCTACTGATGCTGGGTGTCGGCTGTGGAACCCTGCTGATCGGTGTGGGCTGTGCGTGGTTGACGAGCGTATGCGAGTTCCCGGGAAAGCGTTTTTTTGCCTGGGCCCTGCTGTTGCCGCTGGCGTTTCCGGCATACATCATCGCCTATACCTATACCGGGATGCTCGATTATGCCGGCCCGGTGCAGACCTGGATCAGGGAGCTTACCGGCTGGGGTTTGCGTGATTACTACTTTCCCGAGGTGCGTTCACTTGGCGGCGCGGTGACGATGTTTTCACTGGTGCTTTATCCCTACGTATACCTGCTTTCACGCGCTTCGTTTCTGGCGCAATCGGTTTGCGTGCTCGAAGTGAGCCGGACCCTGGGCTGTTCGGTCTGGGCCAGTTTTTATCGCGTTGCGATACCGTTGGCGCGTCCTGCCATTGTCGCGGGTTTATCGCTGGCGCTGATGGAGACCCTGGCCGACTACGGCACGGTTTCCTACTTCGGACTGGGCGTTTTTACGACCGGAATTTTTCGCACCTGGTTCGGTCTTGGGGACGGTACCGCCGCGGCCAAGCTGGCAGCAATCCTGCTGATGTTTGTGTTTGTGCTGGTCGTCATCGAGCGCTGGTCGCGTCGGCAGGCCCAGTATCATCATACGTCTGGTCGCTATAGTGCCCTGCCGCAGTATCGGCTCAGCGGCTCTCGTGCCTGGCTCGCTTTTTGCGCCTGTTTTATCCCGTTATTGCTGGGTTTCCTGCTGCCAGCCTACCAGTTGGCTATCTGGGCGAAGGAAACCTATGGCTACATGATCGATGAGGCGTTTATAAAACTCACCTACCACTCCATCGCGCTCGCGTTAAGCGCCGCAGCACTCGCGGTCGTGCTTGCGCTGTTCCTGGGTTACGGCAAGCGGTTGTTCACGAGCTACACGGTGGCGGCTTCAATTCGTGTGGTGGCAACAGGTTATGCAATACCCGGTACCGTGGTCGCCGTTGGTGTCATTATTCCCTTTGCCTGGATCGATAACAGTGTCGACAGTGCAATGCGTGAACACTTCGGATTTTCAAGCGGACTGCTGTTAAGTGGCAGCCTGTTTGCGGTGATGTTCGCTTACATGGTGCGTTTTCTTGCAGTTTCGATTCAGTCGATCGAGTCGGGGCTGACCAGGATCAAGCTGTCGATGGACGATGCAGCGCGTTCGTTATCCTATACACCATTTGAAATACTATTGCGGGTTCATTTGCCGTTGATGAAAGGCACCGTACTGACGGCATTCCTGATCGTTTTTGTCGATGTCATGAAGGAATTGCCGGCAACGCTGATACTGCGTCCCTTCAATTTCAATACGCTTGCCGTCAGGGCATTCGAGCTCGCATCAGACGAGCGGCTCGCCGATTCTTCTACGGCTGCATTAATGATAGTTGTCGTGGGACTGGTACCTGTTATCCTGCTGAGTCACAGTATAAAAACCTCCCGGGCAGGTTCATGA
- a CDS encoding ABC transporter ATP-binding protein, producing the protein MTSKLDVEKLDAGYDDLQVLNQISFSLRPGEIGCVLGPSGCGKTTVLRAVAGFEPAWRGRILIDDTVVSSRKFNLPPEKRNIGMVFQDFALFPHLRVEDNVRFGLKGMNRRDQQTRIQEMLAIVGMPAYAQAYPHQLSGGQQQRIALARALAPRPRILLLDEPFSNMDVELREQLAREVRSILKQENNTAMLVTHDQNEAFAMADQICVMNEGRILQQGSGYDLYHKPTNRFVADFIGQGVIIPATVENQTTVKTGLGVIQGNSRIEAETGTMVDILIRPDDVIHDDESEDSAIVVEKAFRGADFLYFLRMDSGIEVMCLAPSHHNHKINERIGIRLNVDHLVIFPRS; encoded by the coding sequence ATGACTTCAAAACTGGACGTCGAAAAACTGGATGCCGGCTACGATGACCTGCAAGTCCTGAACCAGATCAGTTTTTCGCTGCGACCGGGTGAAATCGGATGCGTGCTGGGGCCCAGCGGTTGCGGTAAAACCACGGTATTACGCGCCGTCGCCGGGTTCGAGCCAGCCTGGCGCGGACGCATTCTGATTGACGATACCGTGGTCAGTTCGCGCAAATTCAATCTGCCGCCCGAAAAACGCAATATTGGCATGGTGTTCCAGGATTTTGCGTTATTCCCGCACCTGCGAGTCGAGGATAATGTCCGCTTTGGTCTGAAGGGAATGAACCGGCGCGACCAGCAGACTCGAATCCAGGAGATGCTTGCGATTGTCGGCATGCCAGCCTATGCGCAGGCGTATCCTCATCAGCTCTCGGGTGGGCAGCAACAACGAATTGCGCTGGCGCGTGCGCTGGCACCGCGCCCGCGAATCCTGCTGCTGGATGAGCCTTTCTCGAACATGGATGTCGAACTTCGCGAGCAACTGGCGCGCGAGGTCAGAAGTATCCTGAAGCAGGAGAATAATACGGCCATGCTGGTAACCCATGATCAAAACGAGGCATTTGCCATGGCTGACCAGATTTGTGTCATGAACGAGGGCCGTATCCTGCAGCAGGGCAGTGGTTATGATCTTTATCACAAGCCGACGAATCGGTTTGTCGCCGATTTTATCGGCCAGGGTGTCATCATTCCGGCCACGGTTGAAAATCAAACCACTGTCAAAACCGGCCTTGGTGTGATTCAGGGCAACAGCAGGATCGAGGCTGAAACCGGTACGATGGTGGATATCCTGATTCGACCGGACGATGTCATTCACGATGATGAGTCAGAGGATTCGGCGATCGTCGTCGAAAAGGCATTTCGAGGTGCTGACTTTTTATATTTTTTACGCATGGATAGTGGAATTGAAGTAATGTGCCTTGCACCCAGCCACCATAATCATAAAATTAACGAACGTATCGGGATTCGGCTTAACGTTGACCACCTGGTCATCTTTCCCCGCAGCTAG
- a CDS encoding adenylate kinase — protein sequence MKIILLGPPGAGKGTIAKALMQHDGSVQISTGDILRSAVAAGTELGKQAEAAMKAGDLVTDELIMGIMEERLQEEDCKQGYLLDGFPRTIPQAEALKALLAKLGEKLDCALELDIPRDVIIDRLTTRRTCTNCGEIYNVKSKPPKVDGVCDVCGSQIVQRDDETEEAIENRLQVYNEQTAPLVSFYRDEGLLVSVPSSDMTTVMEAIKDRV from the coding sequence ATGAAAATCATCCTGTTGGGACCGCCCGGGGCCGGTAAGGGTACGATCGCGAAAGCCTTGATGCAGCATGACGGGTCGGTACAGATATCCACCGGCGATATTCTGCGGAGTGCGGTTGCCGCCGGCACAGAACTTGGAAAACAGGCGGAAGCGGCGATGAAGGCCGGTGACCTGGTCACCGACGAGCTCATCATGGGAATCATGGAAGAACGCCTGCAGGAAGAAGACTGCAAGCAGGGATACCTGCTCGATGGATTTCCGCGCACTATACCCCAGGCCGAAGCCTTGAAAGCCCTGCTGGCGAAACTTGGAGAAAAGCTCGATTGCGCGCTGGAGCTCGATATCCCTCGTGATGTGATTATCGACCGGCTAACCACCCGCCGCACCTGCACCAACTGCGGTGAGATCTACAACGTCAAGTCCAAGCCGCCAAAGGTGGATGGTGTTTGTGACGTCTGCGGCAGTCAAATTGTACAACGTGATGACGAGACCGAGGAGGCGATCGAAAACCGGTTGCAGGTGTATAACGAACAGACTGCCCCGCTGGTATCGTTTTACCGCGATGAAGGTTTGCTGGTATCGGTTCCCAGTTCAGATATGACGACGGTCATGGAGGCGATCAAGGACCGGGTCTGA
- a CDS encoding secondary thiamine-phosphate synthase enzyme YjbQ, translating to MIEQQTITVQTEGRGTINITREVEEFMRSCGVEQGLCHVFVNHTSASLIITENADSNVRRDLENYIAKLVLDGDPAYLHDQEGPDDMAAHIRSVLTQSEITIPIRAGRLALGTWQGLFLWEHRYRAHRRNITVTVTGAQTS from the coding sequence ATGATTGAGCAGCAAACGATAACGGTTCAGACCGAGGGGCGCGGGACGATCAACATTACCCGCGAGGTCGAGGAGTTCATGCGATCTTGCGGTGTCGAGCAGGGGCTATGCCATGTTTTCGTGAATCACACCAGCGCATCGCTGATAATCACTGAAAATGCCGACAGCAACGTGCGCCGTGACCTGGAAAATTATATCGCGAAACTGGTTCTCGACGGTGACCCGGCATACCTCCATGACCAGGAAGGCCCCGACGATATGGCCGCACATATACGCTCAGTGTTGACCCAGTCCGAAATCACGATTCCGATACGGGCAGGCAGGCTCGCACTCGGAACCTGGCAGGGCCTTTTTCTGTGGGAACACCGCTATCGGGCGCACCGGCGTAACATCACCGTTACGGTAACGGGCGCCCAGACAAGTTGA
- the nadB gene encoding L-aspartate oxidase, whose protein sequence is MSNQHKFDVVIIGSGTAGLAAALHLPTSIEIAILAKTPLEQTSSYWAQGGISAVLDPEDSVDLHTRDTLGAGAGLCDESVVNFVTANGAECIEWLADLGMPFSLDNPEIIDSAYHLTREGGHSKRRVVHVADSTGKAMQQTLQAHIAERRNIKVFHQHIAVDLIRNEGKCAGLYAYNRFDQHVDVFKAHKFILATGGASKSYLYTSNPDGSTGDGIAMAWRAGCRVANMEFNQFHPTCLYHPEARTFLITEAVRGEGGKLLLPDGERFMRRFDERAELAPRDTVARAIDHEIKRLGIECVFLDISHKSRAFIKSHFPAIYRRCLEYDIDITRQPIPVVPAAHYTCGGVMVDIDGHTDLDNLYAIGEVTYSGLHGANRMASNSLLECLVFSRAAARQIASEIDTAAALPELERWDESQVTDSDEDIVVAHNWDELRRFMWDYVGIVRTNKRLERALHRTDLLKSEINEYYGNYKVSPDLLELRNLVVVADLIIRSALMRKESRGLHFTLDYPETSDEYLGPTILDPQQLKQKPAKLASI, encoded by the coding sequence ATGAGTAATCAGCACAAGTTCGACGTTGTCATTATCGGATCCGGTACGGCAGGCCTCGCTGCGGCATTGCATTTGCCCACATCGATCGAAATTGCAATTCTGGCCAAGACACCGCTCGAACAGACTTCGAGCTACTGGGCCCAGGGTGGAATATCCGCGGTGCTCGATCCTGAAGACAGTGTCGATTTGCATACCCGGGACACCCTCGGTGCCGGCGCGGGTTTGTGCGACGAATCCGTGGTTAATTTTGTAACCGCCAATGGCGCCGAATGCATCGAATGGCTGGCCGATCTCGGCATGCCGTTTTCTCTGGACAACCCGGAAATTATTGACAGTGCCTACCATTTGACCCGCGAAGGGGGGCACAGCAAGCGCCGGGTCGTACATGTCGCCGATTCCACTGGCAAGGCCATGCAGCAAACCCTGCAGGCGCATATCGCCGAAAGGCGCAATATAAAGGTTTTCCATCAACATATCGCTGTTGACCTGATTCGCAATGAAGGTAAATGCGCAGGTCTATATGCTTACAATCGTTTTGACCAGCATGTCGATGTATTCAAAGCACATAAATTTATTCTCGCCACCGGTGGCGCGAGCAAGTCATATCTTTACACCAGTAATCCTGACGGCTCCACCGGCGATGGCATTGCAATGGCCTGGCGTGCCGGATGCAGGGTCGCCAATATGGAATTCAACCAGTTTCACCCGACCTGTCTCTACCATCCCGAAGCCAGGACCTTTTTGATTACCGAGGCTGTTCGCGGTGAAGGCGGTAAGTTATTGCTGCCCGATGGGGAACGCTTCATGCGGCGTTTCGACGAACGCGCCGAACTCGCTCCACGTGATACCGTGGCGCGCGCAATCGATCATGAAATAAAACGCCTGGGTATCGAGTGCGTCTTCCTCGATATCAGTCATAAAAGCCGGGCTTTCATCAAATCCCACTTTCCGGCCATTTACCGGCGCTGCCTCGAATATGACATCGATATCACCAGACAACCAATTCCGGTCGTTCCTGCAGCCCACTACACCTGCGGCGGTGTCATGGTTGATATTGATGGACACACGGACCTGGATAATCTCTATGCCATCGGCGAGGTTACCTACTCGGGATTACACGGTGCAAATCGGATGGCCAGCAATTCCCTGCTCGAATGCCTGGTGTTTTCCCGGGCCGCGGCACGACAAATTGCCTCGGAAATCGATACCGCTGCCGCTTTGCCTGAGCTTGAGCGCTGGGACGAATCCCAGGTTACCGATTCTGATGAAGACATCGTCGTGGCCCACAACTGGGATGAACTGCGGCGTTTCATGTGGGACTACGTCGGTATCGTGCGCACCAACAAGCGCCTCGAGCGCGCCCTGCATCGTACCGACCTGCTGAAAAGCGAAATCAACGAGTACTACGGCAATTACAAGGTATCCCCCGATCTGCTGGAGCTGCGTAACCTGGTCGTGGTCGCCGACCTGATCATCCGCTCCGCGCTGATGCGCAAAGAGAGTCGCGGCCTGCATTTCACGCTCGACTACCCCGAAACCAGCGACGAGTACCTCGGCCCAACCATCCTCGATCCCCAGCAACTCAAACAAAAACCCGCCAAACTCGCCTCGATCTAA
- the rpoE gene encoding RNA polymerase sigma factor RpoE translates to MGTNLLDAELVKRVQAGETDAFDILVQKYQHKVINLVGRFVSDPAECQDISQDAFIKAFRAIGNFRGDSQFYTWLYRIAANTAKNHLASRARKSPGYAVDVDDAEHFEGESGLKEFANPENLLLTDEIRATIFSAIEKLPDDLKSAITLRELDGLSYEEIAEVMDCPIGTVRSRIFRARDVIDKELRPLLE, encoded by the coding sequence ATGGGGACTAATCTGCTCGATGCAGAGTTGGTGAAACGGGTACAGGCCGGAGAGACCGACGCCTTTGATATCCTGGTGCAAAAGTATCAGCACAAGGTGATCAATTTGGTCGGCAGGTTTGTGTCGGATCCGGCGGAGTGCCAGGATATTTCCCAGGATGCCTTTATCAAGGCGTTCAGGGCGATCGGCAATTTTAGGGGTGATAGCCAGTTTTACACCTGGCTTTACCGAATTGCGGCCAACACGGCTAAAAATCATCTTGCATCACGTGCGCGGAAGTCGCCCGGTTATGCGGTAGATGTCGATGATGCCGAGCATTTTGAGGGTGAGTCCGGACTCAAGGAATTTGCCAATCCTGAAAATCTGCTGCTGACGGATGAAATAAGGGCAACGATTTTCAGCGCGATTGAAAAATTACCCGATGATTTGAAGTCGGCAATTACCTTGCGTGAACTCGATGGTTTGAGCTATGAAGAGATTGCAGAGGTCATGGATTGTCCTATCGGCACGGTTCGATCCAGAATATTTCGTGCCAGAGATGTAATAGATAAGGAACTTAGACCCCTATTAGAGTGA
- a CDS encoding sigma-E factor negative regulatory protein yields MTDQDEKLSFLLDDHPGENADTNLEEVMGDVNLQYRARRYRMIGEVIRHELPEAIDTNFHINVMAQIRNQESDPVTGSAVPETNAGNTSILSWIGLKPFAGLAVAASVAIVTVALWQPLKQESGQGDTGLVSAEQQKIQQLVRQQVPGGVVTASTQVQPLGMRWKVERDMPELQQKLNAYLVTHTEYSNSMQSLIPQARVAGFDSQQ; encoded by the coding sequence ATGACAGATCAAGACGAAAAATTATCGTTCCTTTTGGACGATCATCCCGGCGAAAACGCCGATACAAACCTCGAAGAGGTGATGGGTGACGTTAATTTGCAGTACCGTGCGCGGCGCTACCGGATGATTGGTGAGGTCATACGACACGAACTACCGGAAGCGATTGATACGAATTTCCACATCAATGTCATGGCGCAAATTCGTAACCAGGAGTCAGATCCGGTAACCGGGTCAGCAGTGCCGGAAACAAACGCGGGAAATACGTCGATTCTGAGCTGGATCGGATTGAAACCTTTCGCTGGCCTGGCGGTGGCAGCCAGTGTCGCGATTGTTACGGTTGCATTGTGGCAACCGCTCAAGCAAGAGTCGGGGCAGGGCGATACCGGCCTCGTTTCGGCCGAACAGCAAAAAATTCAGCAACTGGTCAGGCAACAGGTCCCGGGTGGCGTGGTCACGGCTTCAACCCAGGTGCAGCCGCTCGGCATGCGCTGGAAAGTAGAGCGTGATATGCCCGAACTGCAACAAAAGCTGAATGCATACCTGGTGACGCATACCGAGTACTCCAATTCGATGCAAAGTTTAATTCCACAGGCCCGCGTGGCGGGATTCGATTCACAACAATGA
- a CDS encoding MucB/RseB C-terminal domain-containing protein has protein sequence MTNLSTRLLPILISSLASLPVFADPAMDWVQKMSDSMRNLNYQGDFVYVHENHLESMQISHYRDEHGEKERLVSLNGEAREVIRDNQNLTCIWPSSRKVVVDLSRKNSFSPIFIPEDIARLEKFYEMKLLGKDRIANMDTVIVHIDPKDNYRYGMKFWINEQNGLMMGSNLINENGKVVEKVMFTNLKLFTGDDKPVINTMPQIDENYTMLRYHSGDSSKSFAADSSWQLGRTPGGFWRESVMKRKVPGTEHFVHQMIYTDGLASLSIFIERQTGVTHQGGTSMGAVNAFIRILHDYSVTAIGEVPALTVKEVAESISYRQ, from the coding sequence TTGACTAATTTATCGACGAGACTGCTTCCGATCCTGATATCTTCGCTGGCTAGCCTGCCGGTTTTTGCCGATCCGGCGATGGATTGGGTCCAGAAAATGTCTGACTCGATGCGAAACCTTAACTACCAGGGCGATTTCGTTTACGTGCATGAAAACCACCTTGAAAGTATGCAAATTTCGCACTACCGGGATGAGCATGGCGAGAAGGAACGACTGGTTTCGCTCAACGGCGAGGCCCGTGAAGTCATTCGCGATAATCAGAATCTGACCTGCATCTGGCCCTCGAGCCGTAAGGTGGTCGTTGACCTGTCACGTAAAAACAGTTTTTCACCCATATTTATTCCGGAGGATATTGCCCGGCTGGAAAAATTCTATGAAATGAAGCTGCTGGGAAAGGACCGCATTGCTAACATGGATACCGTTATTGTTCATATCGACCCGAAAGACAACTACCGCTATGGCATGAAGTTCTGGATCAACGAGCAAAACGGGTTAATGATGGGATCGAACCTCATCAACGAAAACGGAAAGGTCGTTGAGAAAGTCATGTTTACGAACCTGAAACTGTTTACCGGTGATGATAAACCGGTGATAAACACGATGCCGCAGATCGACGAGAACTACACCATGCTGCGCTACCACAGTGGAGACAGCTCGAAATCGTTTGCGGCGGATAGTTCGTGGCAGCTGGGGCGAACACCCGGTGGCTTCTGGCGCGAATCGGTGATGAAACGAAAAGTTCCCGGCACCGAGCACTTCGTACATCAAATGATCTATACCGATGGCCTGGCCTCGCTTTCGATATTCATTGAACGCCAGACAGGTGTCACCCACCAGGGCGGCACGTCAATGGGCGCGGTCAACGCTTTTATCCGAATTCTTCATGATTACTCGGTGACTGCAATCGGCGAAGTGCCGGCGTTAACCGTAAAAGAGGTCGCCGAATCGATATCCTACCGGCAGTAA